A single region of the Ziziphus jujuba cultivar Dongzao chromosome 10, ASM3175591v1 genome encodes:
- the LOC107412096 gene encoding uncharacterized protein LOC107412096 has protein sequence MAVNSDSKQTTSGDVPAAQVPSQTPVFQVPPPADHAERPKKFDGKNFKRWEQKMLFYLTILGLARFLIKDEPPSDEKSDKETLMAVDAWKNSDYLCRNCIRSSLSDALYGVYCGTKSTKSYGKLWTGNTRLRMQGPERMFINEAFQVVVMIEKLPPSLGDFINYLKHKRKEMDMKALIGKLRIEDDNRRFDRRSMKAGINANVVEHGSSSKNQKKPGKSSKLGPKRGIFKKAKFQGKCFNCDKMDHRAADCRLPKRKRNIETTMMEHITREVDEIDLNAVVSEVNLVGSNPKEW, from the exons ATGGCAGTAAATAGTGACAGTAAACA AACGACTAGTGGAGATGTGCCTGCTGCACAAGTGCCTTCACAGACTCCTGTTTTTCAAGTGCCTCCACCTGCAGACCATGCAGAAAGACCTAAGAAGTTCGATGGAAAAAATTTTAAGAGGTGGGAACAGAAAATGCTGTTCTACTTGACTATTCTGGGCCTTGCGAGGTTTCTAATTAAGGACGAACCACCAAGTGATGAAAAGAGTGACAAAGAAACTCTGATGGCGGTGGATGCGTGGAAGAATTCTGATTATTTATGTCGGAATTGTATCCGGAGTAGCCTATCTGATGCCTTGTATGGAGTGTATTGTGGCACGAAATCAACAAAGAGCTATGGAAAACTCTGGACAGGAAATACAAGACTGAGAATGCAGGGTCCGGAAA GGATGttcattaatgaagcctttcaagttgTTGTAATGATTGAGAAATTGCCTCCTAGTTTGGGAGACTTCATAAATTATCTTaagcacaaaagaaaggaaatggacATGAAGGCTCTTATTGGAAAGCTTCGAATAGAAGATGACAATAGGAGGTTTGATAGAAGATCCATGAAGGCTGGAATAAATGCTAATGTTGTAGAGCATGGTAGTAGCtccaagaaccaaaaaaaacctGGAAAGAGTTCCAAGTTAGGGCCTAAAAGAGGTATCTTCAAGAAGGCCAAGTTCCAAGGAAAATGTTTCAATTGTGACAAGATGGATCACAGAGCGGCGGATTGTAGACTGccgaagagaaagaggaacataGAGACAACgatgatggagcacatcacaaGAGAGGTTGATGAAATTGACTTAAACGCTGTTGTGTCTGAGGTGAATCTAGTGGGTTCTAACCCAAAAGAGTGGTGA